A window of the Bactrocera neohumeralis isolate Rockhampton unplaced genomic scaffold, APGP_CSIRO_Bneo_wtdbg2-racon-allhic-juicebox.fasta_v2 ctg7626, whole genome shotgun sequence genome harbors these coding sequences:
- the LOC126767533 gene encoding uncharacterized protein LOC126767533, whose protein sequence is MRAAFNYNSQINYSMYGYIGIMDAICPHCDAAKFPGETPCMCCANGKVRLPPLETPPEPLSSLIFGTSENSKLFLSHIQQYNSVFQMTSFGATNIIRDNFMPTFKIQGQIYHQAGSLLPYPDADYQFLQIYFIGDENRELDQRSAIALNTR, encoded by the exons ATGCGTGCTGCTTTTAATTATAACAGTCAGATTAATTACAGTATGTACGGATATATTGGAATAATGGACGCAATATGTCCACATTGTGATGCGGCTAAATTTCCAGGTGAAACGCCCTGCATGTGTTGTGCTAATGGCAAAGTGAGATTACCACCATTAGAAACTCCACCCGAACCATtgtcttcattaatttttgggaCTTCTGAAAATTCGAAGCTCTTTTTGAGTCATATTCAACAATACAATTCGGtatttcaaatgacttcttttggTGCTACTAACATTATtagagataattttatgccgacGTTTAAG ATTCAGGGCCAAATTTATCATCAAGCTGGTTCGTTATTGCCATACCCCGACGCTGAttatcaatttttgcaaatttattttattggtgaTGAAAATCGTGAATTGGATCAACGTTCTGCAATTGCTTTGAATACAAGATGA